In Campylobacter sp. RM16189, the DNA window CGGCAGTGAATTTGGCGTAAACGCTAAATTTTTAGCCTTAAAAGTCGGATTTTTAAGCTCAAAAAATGAAGTATAAGGCTTTAGCTTGGCTAAATTTTCATTTATCTCTTTTATATCCACAAGCGCATCTTTTGCATTTATTTGAGGCTTTGTAACGATGTTTACAAGACCGTTTTTAGCATCTATATTCAATCCGAAATCATCAATCATAAGCGGCATTTTAGGCGATATATCCTCATTTGCTTCAAAACTTACTTCATAAATTTTCGCACTAATGAGATCGAAATTCACGCCTAATTTTTTAACCAAATTCTTATCATCTCCGCTTGCTTGGATGAAGCTGCTTGCCTCATATCTGCCAAGCCTTCCGATTACCGATCTTACGCCATCTGCACCAACTTCGTAATCAACAATCTCATCGGTTACAAATGTAACTCCGCTTCGCTCTAAAAACGCTTTTAAATTTTCATATAGTTTTTGCGCGTCCAGTCTTGCGTTTTTCTTTAAATTTAAAGCTCCCTTTACGCCGTTTTTAACAAGACCCAAAGTATTTTCGTCGCGTATATCTAAAATTTCGAAATTTTCATCGTTAAATTTTATATTTTCAAGCATGAATTTGTATTTTTTATCGTCAAAAAACACAAGCGCTTCGCCTCTGCTTTCAAATTCAAATTCCCCTATTTCGCTTGCTAAATTTTGGTAAATTTCATAGCTTTTTAAGCCGTATCTACGAGTTAAAATTTCAAGCTTTTTACTAGGTCTAGTTTGATTTACGCCAAATTTTAAAAGCCAGTTTAAAAACGCTTTATCGGCTAAATTTTTAAACCCTACAAAGCCGTCTCCTCTAGCAAATTTTAAAACTTCG includes these proteins:
- a CDS encoding FAD-dependent oxidoreductase, whose protein sequence is MKDVVVIGSGISGLFSAYWCVKNSLSVSVVSKSQKPETNGLNTLNLFLGAHRSLFDEVLKFARGDGFVGFKNLADKAFLNWLLKFGVNQTRPSKKLEILTRRYGLKSYEIYQNLASEIGEFEFESRGEALVFFDDKKYKFMLENIKFNDENFEILDIRDENTLGLVKNGVKGALNLKKNARLDAQKLYENLKAFLERSGVTFVTDEIVDYEVGADGVRSVIGRLGRYEASSFIQASGDDKNLVKKLGVNFDLISAKIYEVSFEANEDISPKMPLMIDDFGLNIDAKNGLVNIVTKPQINAKDALVDIKEINENLAKLKPYTSFFELKNPTFKAKNLAFTPNSLPIFGRDESYKNLLYISGFGLNESLFAPCVSQILTDMIVRGVSNENSDDVLLFSGIYA